From the genome of Nicotiana sylvestris chromosome 2, ASM39365v2, whole genome shotgun sequence, one region includes:
- the LOC138883041 gene encoding uncharacterized protein, translating to MWASHPSFPNIINRAFSDHSNLLQSIDSFKTLVTKWNQEVFGNIFHQKRRILARIFGIQRSPSYQFSSYLLHLETNLTAELNLILKNKEDFWKLKSRINWLNEGDVSTRFFHISTLNRRRRNIILSLKEENGNRLHEQKDIHVAILGFFTDLYTTSHTKAPRAFTSHSTISPILSESQRAFLDRPLDLREIKKGNLLS from the coding sequence ATGTGGGCTAGCCACCCATCCTTCCCTAACATCATCAATAGGGCTTTCTCAGATCATTCCAACCTCCTCCAATCCATTGATTCCTTCAAGACTCTGGTCACCAAGTGGAACCAAGAAGTTTTTGGAAACATCTTCCACCAAAAGAGAAGAATCCTAGCAAGAATTTTTGGAATTCAGAGATCTCCTAGCTACCAATTCAGTAGTTACCTGTTACACCTTGAAACAAATTTAACTGCTGAACTGAACCTAATcctaaaaaataaagaagatttCTGGAAACTTAAATCTAGGATAAACTGGCTAAATGAGGGTGATGTTAGCACTAGATTCTTTCACATCTCCACCCTTAATAGAAGAAGGAGGAACATAATTCTCTCTCTTAAAGAAGAGAATGGAAACCGGCTCCATGAACAGAAGGATATTCATGTAGCAATATTGGGCTTCTTCACGGATCTATACACCACATCCCACACAAAAGCCCCTCGGGCTTTCACCAGCCATTCCACTATATCACCCATTCTGTCTGAAAGCCAAAGAGCTTTCCTGGACAGACCTCTTGACCTGCGTGAGATAAAAAAGGGCAATCTTCTCTCATAA